GCTGTTAGCCAAAACGAGCCAGGGAACAGAACTGATCAATATGGAAAATAACGGACGGCAGCAATTTAATACCGAATCCCTCCTGGCTACCAACTTTGATAAAAATGCATTTATCACTATCAGGCGTGATGGCTGGACGGAGCTGCATCATTTTGGTGAAAACATCCCCTGGTGGCAGCCGGAGTGGATCGCATACCGTCAAACTTATACAGATACTTTATGGCGGAGGGACCTTGATGGGAAACTGGTTGCAGGGCCGTTCTTTCATAAGGATGGGATTGAAACCATCCAGTATAACAAAGCAGCGGATGAACTGCTGGTCCTCACTAAGAAAAACAAACTGCTGGTATTGAATAAAGACCTGCGTATTAAAACAGGCCTGATGTTAACTGCCAATGATCGGTATGGTATGTCTGAAAATGGCAGCGTGCTTTACTATGTACGGGACCAGTACCTGAGTGTGTTTAAAAACAACCTCGATTCCCTGAATGTGTTCAGTGCGCGTAAATCGTGGTTATTACTGAAGAAACCTCCGCTTTACAAGGAAATATCCAAACAGCGGCGGAAAGAGTTGGGATTGAGGTTTAAGTGATCGGGCGTACATTATACACACGGATAATCCGTGATCAACTAACCAATTAAAACAAAGAATAGGTTCAATCAGCCTGGTTCTTCGTATTGAATGATCGCTGATAATCTTTCAGGCATGGCAGTAGGCAGCATCAGGCCAATATCACCGAATGGTGTTGATAGTGGTTGTTTGAAATTTACGAAGTGCAGGAAAAAGGTAAGGCGTGTGGTGTCTGTTACATCTTTGGGCTTATTGAGCCAGTCACCTGTTACTGTATCCCCTTCGTTGTTCAGGTATTTCTCATCCCAGGGTACCTGCCAGTCATCTCTGGGAACACCTTCTTTCCGTTGGACAAATTCATGCACGGAAATATCGGCAGGTTTTGCCTTTATGATAAGTTCTATAGGGTAAGCGTATGGTTGTTCTGCTACACGATAAATACCGATGAGATTTACTTCTTTTGTCATATATGCTAAATTATCTGGTTACTCTTCCTGATACTCCGCTACTCATCATTTCTTCTATTTCCTTTTTAGTTATAACCGCCCAGTCTCCAGGGATACTTTGTTTTAAGGCGCCGCAGGCAGTGGCGAAGTTGATAATATCCTGCGGGGGATATTTGTTCATCAAGCCGTACAGGATGCCTGCTGTAAAAGCATCGCCGGTGCCGATCTGGTCTGTGATGTTATGGAGTGTGAAACCTTCCGCATAGTAATATTTATCCTCATGGGCTAAGGCAGCGCAGTAGATGCCGCCTGGTTTCCGGAAGCTCATGCCCAGTGTTTTTAACTGCGGCATGTGGGGTTTTAAAGAAAGGTGTACCTGCTGAAAACGCTCTTCCAGTGATAATTTGGGATCTGTTTCAATGCCGTAACAGATCTTTACGGCATCCAGGTCTGCAACGGCTATCTGGCTGTGTTCCAGCAGGGCCGGCATCACCTCTTTCGGTTCCTTCCCGTATTTCCATAAAGTAGCGCGGTAGTTGAAATCTGCTGATATAGTGATCCCTTTCTTCCGCGCTGCCTCTATGGCTTCTTTACAAACATTGGCAGCGCTTTCGGACAAAGCAGCTGCTACGCCTGACCAGTGAAAGTATTGTTGTTCTTCTAAAACATCGTTCCAGTTGATATCGCCGGATTGCAGTTCTGCAAAGGAACTGCCTGTGCGGTCATAGATCACCCTGGTGGGCCTGATCTGGTTGCCGGCTTCTGTGAAATATAACCCAAGTTTGGAACCGCCGTGTACAATATGCTTAGTTCCTACGCCATGGCCTCTCAATTGTTGCAGGCCGGCAGCGGCCAGATCGTTATCAGGCACCCGGCTTACATATTCCACCTTCATGCCTAAGCGGGCCAGCAGCACACATACATTCGCTTCTGCACCAGCATAGTAAGCTGTGTATCCATCTGTTTGCTGGAAACGCTTACCATGGTTGCTGTGCAATCTCAGCAAAAACTCTCCAAAGGCTGCAAGGCTATCATTCATGACCCATATATTTTACGGAAAAGTAAATATTTCCCGCGACATGGCATTTAGTATAACTCAAACAAGGCTTCAATTTCCACCGGGATATTATCCGGGAGGGAACCAAAACCCACAGCACTTCTTACACCAATACCGTTTTCTTCTCCCCATACTTTTGCGAACAGTTCGCTGCAACCATTGATCACATAAGGATGACGTTCAAAATCAGGGGTGCAGTTCACCATTCCCAGCACTTTGATCACACGTTTCACTTTATCCAATCCCACATGGGTTTTGATGGTGGATAACATGGCGAGTCCAACCTGCTGCGCAGCCAGTTTCCCTTCTTCCATATCCATATCTTCCCCGATACGGCCAATGATCAGTGACTTGTCGCTTTTCACAGGGCCATGGCCTGAAAGATAGAGATACTTACCATCTATCAGGAATGGTTTGTAAACGCCCAGTGGTGCGGGTGCGGGTGGTAATGTTAATCCGGTCTTTTCCAGTTGTTCTTCGGCTTGGGTGTTTTTCATATCTAATTGTATTTTATATAATTGTATCCAGTATTAATACGCCTGCCAATCCTGTTATGCCTACGATCGTTTCCATTACAGACCAGGAGAGCAGTGTGTTCTTCAGGCTCAGGTTGAAGTACTCTTTAAACATCCAGAAACCGGCATCGTTCACATGGGAGAACATAAGACTTCCTGCTCCAACAGATAATACCATCAGGTTAGGATCTGCATGTCCCTGCAATACCAATGGTGCTACCATACCTGCAGCTGTAATTCCTGCAATGGTGGCAGAACCTACGCAGGCTCTTATGATGGCGGCCATCAGCCAACCCAGTATCAGCGGATGAATAGGCCAGGTTTGCATTTCCCTGGCAATCTGTTCACTTACCCCGCTTTGTGCCAGTACTTCTTTCAAAGCCCCCGCGCCTGCAATGATCAGCAATATCATGGCCACATCTTTAACCGCTTCTGTGTAAGTGCTCATCACTGCTTTCACGGGGGTTTGTTGTAGTATACCTAGTGTAAAAGTAGCTATCAGCAGGCAAAACAACATTACTATTGGCGCTTCACCTGCGAAATGTAGAAAATTATTTTTAGGAAGAACAGTTGTGATCATCAGCAGGAATACAGGCAACAGGGCGGTGAGGAAACTGTTCAGCTTTCCGGGTTTACGTTCGTCTTCCTTTACCTGGAACAACTGCAGCGGGCCCGTGGGTATTCCTTTCAGCCATCTGGCAAACACAGGTCCGGCAATGATCACAGCCGGAATCGCTACTGCCAGTCCGTACATCAGTGTAATGCCCATGTTAGCTTTAAACTGACCTGCGAGCACCACCGGTGAAGGATGCGGAGGCAGGAAACCATGGGTAACTGATAATGCGGTCAGGGTTGGCAGGCCTATATATACTGCAGGTAATTTGTACTGGTAGATCACGGAAAAGATCAGCGGCACCATTAATACAAATCCTACGCCGTAGTATAACGGGATACCTATAATAAAACCTGCTATCAGTAATGCCCATTGTACATACTTAGGGCCGAAGGTTTGCATGAGCGTGTTGGCAATCTGTTTGGCTGCACCGCTTTCTGCTACCAGTTTTCCTAACATGGCGCCTAATGTCAGGATCATCATCAGGCTGCCAACTGTATCTCCTATTCCTTTCTGTAACGCTGCCGGGATCTTTTGTATGGGTACGTTTAGCCAGATACCTGATATAATGGCTACAATGAGGAAGGCCAGAAAAGCATTCAGCTTGCCCCATGTGAGCAGGAGTACCAGTAAAGCAATACAGCATGCAACGATTACAAAAGCCATTCTTTTTCTTTTATTCCATGTTCGCCGGCACCGGTATCCGGGGCGGGGAGCGTTTTTTATTTTTATAATAAGCGGCACCGGGTATCCGGAGCAGGAAATGCTGGAAGCATCTATTCCACAATAATCTCATCTATCATTAATAATCCGTTTCCACCGGCACCGTACTCTCCGGTTGGAATGATGCCTTTATTGACGCCTTTTACTTTTATGTAACGGGCTTTAACAGCTCCTGCCTTCAGGCGGATGTTATTGATACCGTTTATTGGAAAGCGGCTTTCTTCCGCTATTGGTTTATAATTCAGCCCATCTTCAGAAGCATAGAACTTCAATGAAACAGGTTCCCACATTCTTTGCCAGTGATAATTGAGAATATTTGCACCCACTTGCTGTACTGTTTGCACAGTGCCAAGGTCAATCACTGCATCCAGGTCACGGCCGCTGAAACCTAACCATTGCTGGTCGTTGTAGCGGTTGCTTCCGAAGATGCCGTTTACGAGTATATTACTATTACCGGTGTAGCGGGTATTGGGAGCTTGTGCCAGTGTAACGGTGGCGCCTACTGCTTTGTGGATATTGAATGCCTGCGTGAATATGCGGTCTTCATTTTTAGCTTTGAGAATACAGGATCTAGTGATAGTGATCGGCGCAGTGTACTTTTTACTTTTAGCATCAGGGATGCTGCCATCCGTTGTGTAGTAGATGGCAGCTTTTCCCTGGAGGGTGATCAGTAATTTTTCTTTGTAAACAACGTTTTCTTTGTAACTGATATCCTCATTGAATTGTATAGACTGTTTCTTCAACCGGCGTACGAAACCGAAATAATCCTTCACATGTTGCGGGCTCCAGGCCACCTCGGCCAAAGCGATGGCCCGTGGCAGCAACATGTATTCTGCCTGTGTGATGGTAGGCAGGTATTCACTCCAGAGCTGGCCCTGTATACCTTTCACATCTTTTAGCGGCTCGTAGGCATATACTTCCGGTAAAGGAGTATATCCTCCGGCCGCTAAAGGTTCTTCTGTATATAAAGACTGATAATGGTCGAAGTACAATTCATCTTCCGGCGTCATAATCACCTGTCTGGCGGCACCACTTTCAGTGCCGCGCCAGCTCATTACAATGGCATCTTCAGCCAGCCCGCCTTCCAGGATTTCATCCCAGCCAATGATCTTACGGCCTTTGCTGCGGACGTGTTTATTAATGCGTTTGATAAAATAGCTTTGCAGGGCATCTGCATCCGGCAGTTTTTCCTGCTGCATGCGTAACCGGCAAAGCGGACAGGCATTCCATCTTGTTTTTGGACATTCATCTCCGCCAATGTGGATCCACGGAGAAGGGAATAACGCGATCACTTCATCCAGTACATCCTCCAGGAAGTTAAATGTACTGTCCTTCCCGGCGCAGAACACATCATCAAAAATGCCCCAGAAAGTGGCTGTTTTATACGGGCCGCCTGTGCAACCCAGAGAGGGATAGGCAGCTAAGGCAGCCAGGGCATGACCCGGCATTTCAATTTCAGGGATCACATTGATCTGGCGGGCCGCTGCATATGCGATCACCTCTTTCACTTCTTCCTGTGTAT
This DNA window, taken from Chitinophaga niabensis, encodes the following:
- a CDS encoding RidA family protein yields the protein MKNTQAEEQLEKTGLTLPPAPAPLGVYKPFLIDGKYLYLSGHGPVKSDKSLIIGRIGEDMDMEEGKLAAQQVGLAMLSTIKTHVGLDKVKRVIKVLGMVNCTPDFERHPYVINGCSELFAKVWGEENGIGVRSAVGFGSLPDNIPVEIEALFELY
- a CDS encoding glycoside hydrolase family 20 protein, yielding MRVICLAICLIIYATVQAQRISAPALIPAPVEMQLQPGAFQLQPGTVIVAPEELKTTATLLNEYIGFELPIQQTSTAKGIHLHIDANAVKEAEGYRLSISQNEIRITAHDEAGILHAIQTLRQLKNNNSFQSCTIKDYPRFAYRGMHLDVSRHFFPVSFVKHFIDILAQYKYNNFHWHLTDDQGWRIEIRKYPKLQSVAAWRDETLIGHKKELPHRFDGVKYGGYYTQEEVKEVIAYAAARQINVIPEIEMPGHALAALAAYPSLGCTGGPYKTATFWGIFDDVFCAGKDSTFNFLEDVLDEVIALFPSPWIHIGGDECPKTRWNACPLCRLRMQQEKLPDADALQSYFIKRINKHVRSKGRKIIGWDEILEGGLAEDAIVMSWRGTESGAARQVIMTPEDELYFDHYQSLYTEEPLAAGGYTPLPEVYAYEPLKDVKGIQGQLWSEYLPTITQAEYMLLPRAIALAEVAWSPQHVKDYFGFVRRLKKQSIQFNEDISYKENVVYKEKLLITLQGKAAIYYTTDGSIPDAKSKKYTAPITITRSCILKAKNEDRIFTQAFNIHKAVGATVTLAQAPNTRYTGNSNILVNGIFGSNRYNDQQWLGFSGRDLDAVIDLGTVQTVQQVGANILNYHWQRMWEPVSLKFYASEDGLNYKPIAEESRFPINGINNIRLKAGAVKARYIKVKGVNKGIIPTGEYGAGGNGLLMIDEIIVE
- a CDS encoding sugar kinase, whose product is MNDSLAAFGEFLLRLHSNHGKRFQQTDGYTAYYAGAEANVCVLLARLGMKVEYVSRVPDNDLAAAGLQQLRGHGVGTKHIVHGGSKLGLYFTEAGNQIRPTRVIYDRTGSSFAELQSGDINWNDVLEEQQYFHWSGVAAALSESAANVCKEAIEAARKKGITISADFNYRATLWKYGKEPKEVMPALLEHSQIAVADLDAVKICYGIETDPKLSLEERFQQVHLSLKPHMPQLKTLGMSFRKPGGIYCAALAHEDKYYYAEGFTLHNITDQIGTGDAFTAGILYGLMNKYPPQDIINFATACGALKQSIPGDWAVITKKEIEEMMSSGVSGRVTR
- a CDS encoding gluconate:H+ symporter; the protein is MAFVIVACCIALLVLLLTWGKLNAFLAFLIVAIISGIWLNVPIQKIPAALQKGIGDTVGSLMMILTLGAMLGKLVAESGAAKQIANTLMQTFGPKYVQWALLIAGFIIGIPLYYGVGFVLMVPLIFSVIYQYKLPAVYIGLPTLTALSVTHGFLPPHPSPVVLAGQFKANMGITLMYGLAVAIPAVIIAGPVFARWLKGIPTGPLQLFQVKEDERKPGKLNSFLTALLPVFLLMITTVLPKNNFLHFAGEAPIVMLFCLLIATFTLGILQQTPVKAVMSTYTEAVKDVAMILLIIAGAGALKEVLAQSGVSEQIAREMQTWPIHPLILGWLMAAIIRACVGSATIAGITAAGMVAPLVLQGHADPNLMVLSVGAGSLMFSHVNDAGFWMFKEYFNLSLKNTLLSWSVMETIVGITGLAGVLILDTII